A genomic region of Candidatus Cloacimonadota bacterium contains the following coding sequences:
- a CDS encoding nickel-dependent hydrogenase large subunit produces the protein MSKCRIPLGPFHPLLEEAEFFDIKVEGEKVVDIEMETGWMHRGHEKISETKSFTQSIFLVERICGICSTSHPFAAVHAMEDIDNVEIPERAQYIRIFIGEMERIHSHLLWLGLAGHFIGYDTLWMWAWKYREPVLQIFEKVSGNRNHYAMFRVGGVGRDFDNDLIPEIHPILDMIEKKMLMIAGAAQDDPVLRSRLKGVGVLTKEDAINYCAIGPTARASDVDIDVRRDDPLEYDLVDFDVIVLPNGDVYDKLVVRVLEIIESVKIIRQCLDAFPKIGGEYINKVKHISPGEGCGRYEAPRGEVFHYIRSDGSNRPLRHKVRAPSFSNIPTYKASCVGIPLADALITLAAVDPCYCCTERSIRVIDKNNKKLEHNLLTMSRQKTTQLKSDIVGSEKTPIDRIFED, from the coding sequence ATGAGTAAATGCAGAATTCCTTTAGGACCTTTTCATCCATTGTTGGAAGAAGCGGAATTCTTTGATATAAAAGTCGAAGGTGAAAAAGTTGTTGATATTGAAATGGAAACCGGCTGGATGCACAGGGGTCATGAAAAGATCTCTGAAACCAAATCCTTTACCCAATCGATCTTCCTTGTAGAAAGAATTTGTGGAATTTGTTCGACCTCCCATCCATTCGCAGCAGTCCATGCTATGGAAGACATCGATAATGTCGAAATACCAGAACGTGCGCAATATATACGAATTTTTATCGGAGAGATGGAACGAATCCACAGCCATCTGCTCTGGCTCGGGCTTGCTGGACATTTCATTGGATACGATACCCTTTGGATGTGGGCATGGAAATATCGCGAACCCGTTTTGCAAATATTCGAAAAAGTGTCGGGTAATAGAAATCACTATGCGATGTTCCGTGTCGGTGGTGTCGGGAGAGATTTTGATAATGATCTGATCCCTGAGATACATCCAATTCTTGATATGATCGAAAAGAAGATGCTTATGATAGCAGGCGCAGCACAAGATGATCCGGTACTTCGCTCACGTCTTAAAGGTGTCGGAGTGCTGACCAAAGAAGATGCTATAAATTACTGTGCTATTGGTCCTACAGCTCGTGCATCTGATGTTGATATAGACGTCAGACGAGATGATCCTCTTGAATATGATCTTGTAGATTTTGATGTTATCGTTTTACCGAACGGGGACGTTTATGATAAATTAGTTGTTCGTGTACTTGAGATTATTGAATCTGTGAAAATTATCAGACAATGTCTTGACGCATTTCCAAAGATTGGTGGTGAATATATCAATAAAGTAAAACATATTTCGCCCGGAGAAGGTTGCGGAAGATACGAAGCACCACGCGGAGAAGTATTTCATTATATTAGAAGTGATGGCTCAAATCGTCCACTTCGTCATAAAGTTCGTGCTCCAAGTTTCTCAAATATTCCAACCTACAAAGCTTCGTGTGTTGGCATTCCGCTTGCAGATGCTCTTATCACACTTGCAGCTGTTGACCCATGCTACTGTTGTACCGAGCGCAGCATCCGAGTTATTGATAAAAATAATAAGAAATTAGAACATAATCTATTAACCATGTCTCGCCAAAAGACCACACAACTCAAAAGTGACATAGTAGGAAGCGAGAAAACACCCATCGATCGAATTTTTGAAGATTAG
- a CDS encoding FAD/NAD(P)-binding protein: MPDKNPYEVLKADVLDVIEESPTIKSFYLKPERPFEFATGQFIELSLPGIGEAPFTPSSSHYEKEKIWVTIMNAGFVTNQIHKVQKGDVMGIRGPYGKGYPLDIFKGKDVLLLGGGVGLAPLRCLLQTMIHDINDYKSITVCFGARTPDDMIYKDQIKDWKGHEKIHHLCTVDKCSESDIWKGKTGVVTILLDDIKVDPKEAIAVVCGPPIMMKFGTFSLLDKGFKQGNIYLSMEKKMYCGFGQCRHCVMGKYYACKDGPVFTYEQIKDEEKIWD; this comes from the coding sequence TTGCCAGACAAGAACCCCTACGAAGTATTAAAAGCTGATGTGCTCGACGTCATCGAAGAATCCCCTACGATCAAATCATTCTATCTCAAACCGGAAAGACCGTTTGAATTTGCTACTGGTCAGTTCATTGAACTTTCATTGCCGGGAATTGGAGAAGCACCTTTTACGCCTTCATCCTCACATTATGAGAAAGAAAAAATATGGGTTACCATAATGAATGCCGGATTTGTCACCAACCAGATACATAAGGTTCAAAAAGGTGATGTGATGGGAATCCGCGGACCTTACGGAAAAGGATACCCACTCGACATTTTCAAAGGCAAAGATGTTCTCCTCCTTGGTGGCGGTGTGGGACTCGCTCCGCTTCGTTGTCTTCTCCAGACAATGATACATGATATTAATGATTATAAGAGTATCACAGTTTGCTTTGGTGCCCGTACACCAGATGATATGATCTATAAAGATCAGATTAAAGATTGGAAAGGCCATGAAAAGATACACCACCTATGTACTGTTGATAAATGTTCTGAAAGCGATATCTGGAAAGGGAAAACTGGTGTTGTAACTATTCTACTTGATGATATCAAGGTTGATCCTAAAGAAGCCATTGCCGTGGTATGCGGACCTCCTATCATGATGAAATTCGGAACCTTCTCTTTGCTGGATAAAGGTTTTAAACAAGGAAATATCTACCTCTCAATGGAGAAGAAAATGTATTGCGGTTTCGGGCAGTGCAGACATTGTGTGATGGGTAAATATTATGCCTGTAAAGATGGTCCCGTGTTCACGTATGAACAAATCAAAGACGAAGAAAAAATCTGGGATTAA
- a CDS encoding NADH-quinone oxidoreductase subunit C: MSDKGTEFFDTFKDKMTKVIRKPRRNYFNIKNEDLIEIADYLFNTMGCRLSICTATEVYDGLEVLYHFSDDKTGIYYNPRVKTSLENPEINSIAPMIAGANWIEREMYDLFGIKFKGHPDLKKLLTINSPHFGEDDHPMRFKRKRTIEK, translated from the coding sequence ATGAGCGACAAAGGCACAGAATTTTTTGATACATTTAAAGATAAGATGACCAAAGTCATCCGCAAACCAAGAAGAAATTACTTCAACATAAAAAACGAAGACCTGATAGAGATCGCCGACTATCTTTTCAATACAATGGGCTGCAGGCTTTCGATCTGTACTGCAACCGAGGTGTATGATGGATTGGAAGTACTCTATCATTTCTCTGATGACAAAACAGGGATTTATTACAATCCGCGTGTAAAAACGAGTCTGGAAAATCCGGAGATCAATTCAATTGCACCAATGATCGCTGGTGCAAACTGGATCGAGAGAGAAATGTATGATCTTTTTGGTATTAAGTTCAAGGGACATCCTGATCTGAAGAAATTGCTGACAATCAACAGCCCTCATTTCGGTGAAGATGACCATCCAATGCGTTTTAAGCGCAAGCGAACAATAGAGAAGTAA
- a CDS encoding NADH-quinone oxidoreductase subunit H, which yields MLKYLFYLLVFPGFLFASVFGLIVGWIERKVSARVQFRVGPPFFQNFYDIFKLWGKEIILIKNSPYFIFIIAPIIAFASVIISSTIVGVSFFYGIGIGGDLLFIIYLMVIYSVAMILGASSTGNIYSSIGAGREMKMLISDELAFVLVILVPIIHAGYKINLSQILAYQNVNGMIIGSASGIIAFIVGIICLQAKMGMVPFDIAEAETEIVEGPLMEYSGPLLAFWKLAHYMMYVFLPMLLVILFWGGMSFASFGTIMAGIGKYLLVVVLMILIRNTNPRVRIDYAINFFWKWASPLALIAVILAIIGV from the coding sequence ATGCTAAAATATTTGTTCTATCTGCTCGTGTTCCCGGGCTTTCTCTTTGCATCCGTATTCGGACTCATCGTAGGATGGATAGAAAGAAAAGTCAGTGCTCGAGTTCAATTCCGCGTTGGTCCTCCTTTCTTTCAGAATTTTTATGACATATTCAAATTGTGGGGTAAAGAGATCATACTGATAAAGAATTCCCCCTATTTCATTTTTATTATTGCTCCAATCATTGCATTTGCATCAGTTATCATATCATCAACAATCGTCGGGGTTTCTTTCTTCTACGGCATTGGTATCGGCGGAGATCTTCTCTTTATCATCTACCTGATGGTGATATATTCTGTTGCGATGATCCTTGGCGCATCGTCTACCGGTAACATCTATTCCAGTATCGGGGCAGGACGTGAGATGAAGATGCTCATCTCGGATGAACTTGCATTCGTTCTGGTGATCCTCGTTCCGATCATCCATGCAGGATATAAAATCAACCTTTCACAAATTTTAGCATATCAAAACGTAAACGGTATGATCATCGGTAGCGCTTCTGGCATTATCGCTTTTATCGTTGGCATCATTTGCCTACAGGCAAAGATGGGCATGGTTCCTTTTGATATCGCAGAAGCTGAAACAGAGATCGTCGAAGGACCGCTCATGGAGTATTCCGGTCCATTGCTTGCGTTCTGGAAACTTGCACATTATATGATGTATGTGTTCCTTCCAATGCTACTCGTTATCCTTTTCTGGGGTGGCATGAGTTTTGCTTCTTTTGGAACCATTATGGCTGGAATTGGAAAATATCTGCTTGTAGTAGTACTGATGATACTTATCAGGAATACAAATCCTCGCGTTCGTATCGATTATGCAATAAATTTCTTCTGGAAATGGGCAAGCCCCCTTGCTCTTATCGCCGTAATTCTGGCAATCATAGGAGTGTAA
- a CDS encoding alpha/beta fold hydrolase yields the protein MKKISLLLLFICLLFCCTQNQKHEAEKEEVVSEKKTVEHPLSIEYLRTQNFSRSRIEIVDTVLVNESYSKYIVSYKSGSLKIYAALAIPKSDETESTFPIIILNHGYIPPDSYDNTRKYVRYIDFMARNGFIVCMPDYRGHGKSGGIATSPFFTNHYLKDVMNALGSVLQLDNADTTNIFMWGHSMGGSITQHAMVIDDRIRAGVIWGGVVGTYEDMFYTYQDKTPWVRKGGYIAHEMERLEREYGAYSLENEFWKSISPVAYLHKISGPVQLHHARYDPSVPVEMSIAFTQHLEVAQQSVELYIYNSYDHNIGPPHFEEAMQRTVDFYKKYVE from the coding sequence ATGAAGAAAATATCTCTTTTATTGCTTTTCATATGCCTTCTTTTTTGTTGTACTCAGAATCAAAAACATGAAGCAGAGAAAGAAGAGGTAGTCTCAGAGAAGAAAACAGTTGAACATCCTTTATCCATTGAGTATCTCAGAACGCAAAACTTTTCGAGAAGCAGGATTGAGATCGTCGATACGGTGCTGGTCAATGAATCATATTCAAAATATATCGTATCATACAAGTCGGGCAGTCTAAAAATTTATGCAGCACTGGCAATACCCAAAAGTGATGAAACAGAAAGTACTTTTCCCATAATCATTCTCAACCACGGATACATTCCACCTGATTCATATGACAACACCAGGAAATATGTTCGTTATATTGATTTTATGGCACGGAATGGATTTATCGTATGTATGCCGGATTATCGGGGACATGGAAAATCCGGAGGAATCGCCACTTCTCCTTTTTTCACAAATCATTACCTTAAGGATGTGATGAATGCTCTGGGTTCTGTTTTGCAACTCGATAATGCAGATACAACCAATATTTTTATGTGGGGGCATTCTATGGGCGGCTCGATCACCCAGCATGCAATGGTCATCGATGACCGCATACGAGCAGGAGTTATCTGGGGAGGAGTGGTCGGAACATACGAAGATATGTTCTATACATACCAGGATAAGACGCCATGGGTGAGAAAAGGCGGATATATTGCGCATGAAATGGAAAGGTTGGAACGAGAATACGGTGCGTATTCGTTAGAGAATGAATTCTGGAAATCGATTTCACCTGTTGCTTATTTGCATAAGATAAGCGGACCCGTTCAGCTGCATCATGCACGATACGATCCGTCTGTGCCGGTAGAAATGTCGATAGCTTTTACTCAACATCTGGAAGTTGCGCAGCAGTCGGTTGAGCTTTATATCTATAATTCGTATGATCATAATATCGGTCCCCCACATTTCGAGGAAGCGATGCAGCGCACTGTAGATTTTTATAAAAAATATGTAGAATGA
- a CDS encoding DUF4040 domain-containing protein, translated as MPVDVWLYFILGFMIIGSIASLEIKNILSSIITIGVVGLGLSLAFLFLGAPDLALVQFVFEILCVIILIRAFAKRSIEVRALKRDVPETIIAIVILISIFVLSIFAFKDLPSFGKPIVRVAERYLARAGVETGSQNIVTSVILNYRIYDTLGEVTVLFTAILGAFTILRKQGRKKRHAE; from the coding sequence GTGCCAGTTGATGTTTGGTTGTACTTTATTTTAGGATTCATGATAATCGGTTCGATTGCAAGTCTGGAAATAAAGAACATTCTCTCTTCGATCATCACGATTGGTGTGGTCGGACTGGGTTTGTCCTTGGCATTCCTCTTCTTAGGAGCACCGGACCTTGCACTCGTTCAGTTCGTGTTCGAAATTCTTTGTGTTATAATCTTGATCCGGGCTTTTGCAAAACGTTCGATCGAGGTTCGTGCACTGAAAAGAGATGTGCCGGAAACGATCATTGCAATAGTTATCCTGATCAGCATTTTCGTCTTGAGCATATTTGCTTTTAAAGATCTGCCTTCCTTTGGCAAACCCATCGTGCGTGTTGCTGAACGATACCTGGCTCGAGCAGGTGTGGAAACCGGTTCTCAGAATATCGTCACCTCCGTTATTCTAAACTACAGAATATATGATACCCTCGGTGAAGTCACCGTGCTTTTCACAGCGATTTTAGGTGCCTTTACCATATTGCGCAAACAAGGGAGGAAGAAAAGACATGCAGAATAG
- a CDS encoding 4Fe-4S binding protein — MKRLFVDIPKLLKEESLECIDCEYLYHEGANRGVFSIVEIAEFGAYCRQCKESFCIEACPKDALEHSPTNMILRHNMRCVGCKSCTLACPFGTIFPEVINYISQKCDFCLNQLEIDPNYVPLCVKTAPNETLTMVDIDKDDPENNIYLVGSRMVVKTHHWRNKVGKNK, encoded by the coding sequence ATGAAAAGATTATTTGTAGATATACCTAAGCTTCTGAAAGAAGAAAGTCTCGAATGCATTGATTGTGAATACTTGTATCACGAAGGAGCTAATCGCGGTGTATTCTCTATTGTAGAAATTGCTGAATTTGGTGCGTATTGCCGCCAATGCAAAGAATCCTTTTGTATCGAAGCATGCCCAAAGGATGCGCTTGAACACAGCCCAACCAATATGATCTTACGTCATAATATGCGTTGTGTGGGTTGTAAGAGCTGCACGCTTGCCTGTCCCTTTGGTACGATCTTTCCCGAAGTCATTAACTATATATCGCAGAAATGTGATTTCTGTTTAAATCAATTGGAAATTGATCCGAACTATGTCCCGCTTTGTGTAAAAACCGCTCCTAACGAAACACTTACTATGGTTGATATCGACAAAGATGATCCTGAAAATAATATTTATCTTGTTGGAAGCAGAATGGTGGTCAAGACACATCACTGGCGAAATAAAGTCGGAAAAAATAAATAG
- a CDS encoding sodium-translocating pyrophosphatase — MNIPLLWIVAPAGAIIALIFSFVLYRNVKKEDPGNEQMQKIAKYVREGAFAYLKQQYRGVGIFFIIAFIVFNIMAWVLKVLHPLIPWAFLTGGFFSGLAGWIGMNTATLASNRTAEGARQSLNKGLTIAFRAGGVMGLVVVGLALVDISAWFFVLNAFKMDLHTITVVMLSFGMGASTQALFARLGGGIYTKAADVGADLVGKVEAGIPEDDPRNPATIADNVGDNVGDVAGMGADLYESYAGSILATAALGMAAFTQISLRIPALQDLAIRFVTAPMILAGIGAFLSVLGIYMVSTKEDATTKDLMFALNKGVYGSSILIAIVAFFVTKWMLPPEYSLGVFFAMVIGLLAGILIGIFTERSTSYSYKPTKGIAEQAEFGPATVIIDGLAVGMRSTGAPVIIIGIGILAAFAVSKGFSIPEMGLYGIGFGAVGMLSTLGVTLAMDAFGPIADNAGGNAEMSKLPKEVRERTDALDSVGNTTAATGKGFAIGSAALTAMALLASYLEEVRTGLKFAGETMIAGVELSKATIAHFVQHYNITLMNPKMLIGLFIGAMVTFVFAALTLKAVGRAAGDMVAEVRRQFKELPGIMEGKTEPEYAKCVLISTKGAQKEMVAPALLGILTPIFVGLLLGVAGVMGLLAGGLTTGFTLAIMMNNSGGAWDNAKKYVEIGHYGGKGSDVHKACVVGDTVGDPFKDTAGPSINILIKLMSMVSIVFAGMIVAFSPAIQNFLGIM; from the coding sequence ATGAACATCCCATTACTATGGATTGTCGCTCCTGCCGGTGCTATCATAGCTTTGATCTTTTCATTCGTTCTTTACAGGAATGTGAAAAAAGAAGATCCGGGTAATGAGCAGATGCAGAAGATCGCCAAATATGTACGGGAAGGCGCTTTTGCATATCTTAAGCAGCAGTATCGCGGAGTCGGAATATTTTTTATTATTGCATTCATCGTCTTTAACATTATGGCATGGGTGCTGAAAGTGCTCCACCCTCTTATACCATGGGCATTCTTGACTGGTGGATTTTTCAGCGGACTTGCAGGCTGGATTGGCATGAACACAGCAACTCTTGCATCAAACAGAACTGCTGAAGGTGCACGTCAGAGTCTGAATAAAGGTCTCACTATCGCATTCCGGGCAGGTGGTGTGATGGGTCTTGTGGTCGTTGGACTGGCACTTGTTGATATCTCTGCATGGTTCTTTGTACTTAATGCATTCAAGATGGACCTTCATACGATCACAGTCGTGATGCTTAGTTTCGGTATGGGTGCATCAACTCAAGCACTTTTTGCTCGTCTCGGTGGAGGTATTTATACAAAAGCTGCTGACGTGGGTGCTGACCTCGTTGGCAAAGTCGAAGCCGGTATTCCAGAAGACGATCCCCGTAATCCAGCGACCATTGCAGATAATGTGGGAGACAACGTCGGTGATGTGGCTGGTATGGGTGCAGACCTTTATGAATCTTATGCTGGTTCAATTCTTGCAACTGCCGCACTTGGTATGGCTGCTTTTACTCAGATTTCTTTGAGGATCCCGGCATTGCAGGATCTTGCGATCCGCTTTGTCACCGCACCGATGATACTTGCCGGTATCGGTGCATTTCTCTCTGTACTTGGCATTTATATGGTCTCAACCAAAGAAGATGCTACAACCAAAGACCTCATGTTCGCTTTGAACAAGGGCGTGTATGGAAGCTCAATACTCATCGCGATCGTTGCATTCTTTGTAACAAAATGGATGTTACCTCCCGAATATTCGCTTGGAGTCTTTTTTGCCATGGTCATAGGATTGCTTGCCGGTATTCTTATCGGGATATTCACCGAACGCTCTACATCATATAGCTACAAGCCAACAAAAGGAATAGCGGAACAGGCTGAATTTGGACCTGCAACCGTTATCATTGATGGACTTGCAGTTGGCATGAGATCGACAGGCGCACCGGTCATTATTATCGGCATTGGAATTCTTGCTGCGTTTGCTGTGAGTAAAGGTTTCAGTATTCCTGAAATGGGCTTGTACGGCATCGGATTCGGTGCAGTCGGCATGCTCTCCACACTCGGTGTAACACTCGCTATGGATGCCTTCGGTCCTATTGCTGACAATGCCGGTGGAAATGCAGAAATGTCCAAGCTTCCCAAAGAGGTTCGCGAACGCACCGATGCACTCGATTCTGTTGGTAACACAACTGCGGCAACCGGAAAAGGTTTCGCTATCGGCTCTGCAGCACTTACCGCAATGGCTTTGCTCGCTTCCTATCTTGAAGAAGTGCGAACCGGGTTGAAATTCGCAGGCGAAACAATGATCGCTGGCGTAGAATTGAGTAAAGCAACAATTGCCCATTTCGTTCAGCATTATAATATAACACTCATGAATCCTAAGATGCTGATCGGTCTTTTTATCGGAGCAATGGTCACATTTGTTTTTGCAGCACTGACCCTTAAAGCAGTTGGACGCGCAGCAGGCGATATGGTTGCTGAAGTCCGCAGACAGTTCAAAGAGCTTCCAGGTATTATGGAAGGCAAGACTGAACCCGAATATGCAAAATGTGTTCTTATCTCTACAAAAGGAGCTCAAAAAGAAATGGTTGCCCCTGCACTTCTTGGTATTCTTACTCCCATCTTTGTTGGTCTGTTACTCGGTGTTGCCGGTGTCATGGGCTTGCTTGCAGGTGGACTCACCACAGGTTTCACACTCGCGATCATGATGAACAATTCTGGCGGTGCGTGGGATAATGCAAAAAAATATGTCGAGATCGGTCATTATGGTGGAAAAGGTTCAGACGTTCACAAAGCATGTGTGGTTGGTGATACAGTTGGCGATCCATTCAAAGATACTGCCGGTCCTTCAATTAACATTCTCATCAAACTGATGAGCATGGTAAGTATTGTGTTCGCAGGAATGATCGTAGCGTTCTCCCCCGCAATTCAAAATTTCCTCGGTATTATGTAA
- the nuoB gene encoding NADH-quinone oxidoreductase subunit NuoB, protein MAFYNKIIKKSIWVFHVSASPCNNCDIEILDLITPGYDVERFGIKLVGSARHADVLLVTGVVSYKVAPRIKQLYEQAAKPLFVVGIGTCTAGGATFKTSYNKAGIPLENVIPVNAYVPGCPPKPEAMIDGIVKLLGTLK, encoded by the coding sequence ATGGCTTTCTATAATAAAATTATTAAAAAATCGATTTGGGTATTTCACGTCAGTGCAAGCCCGTGTAACAACTGCGACATCGAAATTCTTGATCTAATCACACCGGGATATGACGTCGAACGTTTTGGTATTAAGCTTGTCGGTTCAGCCCGTCATGCTGATGTTCTTCTTGTTACGGGTGTTGTTTCCTATAAAGTTGCACCTCGCATTAAGCAACTCTATGAACAAGCAGCAAAGCCGCTCTTTGTTGTTGGCATTGGAACTTGTACTGCTGGTGGCGCAACCTTCAAAACGAGTTATAATAAAGCAGGAATACCGCTTGAAAATGTTATACCGGTCAATGCATACGTCCCGGGATGCCCTCCTAAACCCGAAGCTATGATCGATGGTATAGTAAAATTATTAGGAACGTTAAAATGA
- a CDS encoding 4Fe-4S dicluster domain-containing protein: MVVSKSDLIKFFNSIQSEYEVYVPHKTEREVDDLVFKKFDPEKDFVLDKYRTVDPVRALFYMPSETVLPPSAKSKKRIIAGVKNCDLMGLAVLDDALLKDNFVEPNYKIWRENSYIISCDCTGALPTCHCILLDNNPYPVEKEGEVLYDINLSPVDDKYIITIGSKKGEELAEKLKEVCTLSSVTDNDKEIREANRAEVLKKVRDINADFTPDRNYDVITENKEAATWKELCNECVQCGACTNICPTCYCLILNDESTNEEFKKVRSWDSCQLVGYAEVAGGGTPREHKWETFRNRYQCKHNFMKFNFDKLGCTGCGRCISACPAEIDLREVIQSLQEV, translated from the coding sequence ATGGTCGTTTCAAAATCCGATCTAATTAAATTTTTCAATTCAATACAGTCAGAATATGAGGTTTATGTCCCCCATAAAACTGAGCGGGAAGTTGACGACCTTGTATTTAAAAAATTTGATCCTGAAAAAGATTTTGTCCTCGATAAATACCGCACAGTTGATCCTGTACGAGCACTTTTTTATATGCCATCAGAAACCGTTCTGCCACCCTCTGCAAAATCAAAGAAAAGAATAATCGCAGGCGTAAAGAATTGTGATCTTATGGGACTTGCTGTTCTTGATGATGCGCTACTTAAAGATAATTTTGTAGAGCCGAATTATAAAATCTGGAGAGAAAATTCATACATTATAAGTTGTGACTGCACGGGGGCACTTCCCACCTGCCATTGCATTTTACTCGATAATAATCCCTATCCTGTAGAAAAAGAAGGTGAAGTGCTTTACGATATTAACCTTTCTCCTGTCGATGATAAATATATCATAACAATCGGTAGTAAGAAGGGGGAAGAACTCGCAGAAAAACTCAAAGAAGTGTGTACACTCTCAAGTGTAACTGATAATGATAAAGAGATCCGTGAAGCAAATCGAGCAGAGGTTCTCAAGAAGGTCAGAGACATCAATGCAGATTTTACACCTGACAGAAACTATGATGTGATCACAGAGAATAAAGAAGCTGCTACATGGAAAGAATTATGTAATGAATGTGTACAATGCGGTGCATGTACGAATATCTGTCCGACTTGTTATTGTCTTATCCTCAATGATGAAAGCACAAATGAGGAATTCAAAAAAGTTCGATCATGGGACTCCTGCCAATTGGTTGGATATGCAGAAGTTGCAGGTGGAGGAACGCCACGCGAACACAAATGGGAAACATTTAGAAATCGTTATCAATGCAAACATAATTTTATGAAGTTTAATTTCGATAAATTAGGATGCACAGGATGCGGGAGATGTATTTCTGCCTGTCCTGCTGAAATCGATTTACGAGAAGTTATTCAAAGTTTACAGGAGGTTTAG